One part of the Microlunatus elymi genome encodes these proteins:
- the pyrH gene encoding UMP kinase: MTDGPYKRVLLKLSGEVFGGGQVGVDPNVVSSVAKQIRAVAERGVQVAIVVGGGNFFRGAELQQRGMERDRADYMGMLGTVMNCLALQDFCEKEGVQTRVQTAITMGQVAEPYIPRRAERHLEKGRVVIFGAGSGMPYFSTDTVAAQRALEIGAEVLLMGKQGVDGVYDSDPRHNPAAVKFDELTYDEFLARDLKVADATAISMARDYKLPMIFFGLDEEGSIEAVVAGEKIGTAVHA, encoded by the coding sequence ATGACCGATGGTCCGTACAAGCGCGTACTGCTGAAGCTCTCCGGTGAGGTGTTCGGCGGCGGCCAGGTCGGCGTCGACCCGAATGTGGTGTCCAGCGTCGCCAAGCAGATCCGGGCGGTCGCCGAGCGTGGCGTCCAGGTCGCGATCGTGGTCGGCGGCGGCAACTTCTTCCGCGGCGCCGAGCTGCAGCAGCGGGGGATGGAACGTGATCGGGCCGACTACATGGGCATGCTCGGCACGGTGATGAATTGCCTTGCCCTGCAGGACTTCTGCGAGAAGGAGGGCGTCCAGACCCGGGTGCAGACCGCGATCACCATGGGTCAGGTCGCCGAGCCCTATATCCCGCGCCGGGCCGAACGGCATCTGGAGAAGGGCCGGGTGGTGATCTTCGGCGCCGGCTCGGGGATGCCGTACTTCTCCACCGACACGGTGGCCGCGCAACGGGCGCTGGAGATCGGCGCCGAGGTGTTGCTGATGGGCAAGCAGGGCGTGGACGGGGTGTACGACTCCGACCCGCGGCACAACCCGGCCGCGGTCAAGTTCGATGAGCTGACCTACGACGAATTCCTCGCCCGCGACCTCAAGGTCGCCGACGCCACCGCGATCAGCATGGCGCGTGATTACAAGCTGCCGATGATCTTCTTCGGGCTGGACGAGGAGGGCAGCATCGAGGCCGTGGTGGCAGGTGAGAAGATCGGTACCGCGGTGCATGCCTGA
- the frr gene encoding ribosome recycling factor: MADIISDAEQKMAKAIDYAKEEFAAIRTGRAHPAMFSKLTADYYGTPTPIQQLASFNVPEARMIMITPYDRSAMAGIEKAIRDSDLGVNPTDDGNVIRVTMPELTEERRREYIKLAKTKAEEARVSVRSVRRTAKESIDKLVKDSEVGEDEAARAEKQLDSVTKKHTDSIDDLLKHKESELLEV; the protein is encoded by the coding sequence ATCGCCGACATCATCTCTGACGCCGAACAGAAGATGGCCAAGGCCATCGATTACGCCAAGGAGGAGTTCGCCGCGATCCGGACCGGCCGGGCGCATCCGGCGATGTTCTCCAAGCTGACCGCCGACTACTACGGCACCCCGACCCCGATCCAGCAGCTGGCCAGCTTCAACGTGCCGGAAGCTCGGATGATCATGATCACTCCGTACGACCGCTCCGCGATGGCCGGCATCGAGAAGGCGATCCGCGACTCCGATCTCGGTGTCAACCCGACCGACGACGGCAACGTCATCCGGGTCACCATGCCGGAGTTGACCGAGGAACGTCGCCGCGAATACATCAAGTTGGCGAAGACGAAGGCCGAGGAGGCCCGGGTCTCGGTGCGGAGCGTGCGGCGGACCGCCAAGGAAAGCATCGACAAGCTGGTCAAGGATTCCGAGGTCGGCGAGGACGAGGCCGCTCGCGCCGAGAAGCAGCTCGATTCGGTGACCAAGAAGCACACCGACTCGATCGATGACCTGCTCAAGCACAAGGAATCAGAACTCCTCGAGGTCTGA
- a CDS encoding phosphatidate cytidylyltransferase: MPDWGHHDKADYGRAGRDLRAATITGVLLGAAVVASLAFFRFGFILIMAALTILATIELGQNFRRRGIRTSAIPIAVGTGCAVIFPYLAPYVPSINGNGERLAANAVLLGVLGLTAIVSLAWRMPRGSDGFLADASASLFLIAYVPLLGSFVTLMLTDDHGVPRVVTFILVVVMSDLGGYVGGVLFGKHKLAPVISPKKSWEGLAGSVVFSTTAAILMAVFGLDTHWWVGLVLGPCLVVVGTLGDLVESLIKRDLGIKDMSNFLPGHGGVMDRLDSLLLAAPVAWLIMYLLVAG, from the coding sequence TTGCCGGACTGGGGGCATCACGACAAGGCCGACTACGGCCGGGCCGGCCGGGACCTGAGAGCAGCGACCATCACCGGCGTACTGCTCGGGGCGGCGGTGGTCGCCTCGTTGGCGTTCTTCCGGTTCGGCTTCATCCTGATCATGGCCGCGCTGACCATCCTGGCCACCATCGAACTGGGCCAGAACTTCCGCCGCCGCGGGATCCGGACCTCGGCGATCCCGATCGCGGTCGGCACCGGCTGCGCGGTGATCTTTCCCTACCTGGCCCCGTACGTGCCGTCGATCAACGGCAACGGCGAACGGCTGGCCGCCAACGCGGTGCTACTGGGAGTGCTCGGGCTGACCGCGATCGTGTCGCTGGCCTGGCGGATGCCGCGCGGCTCGGACGGTTTCCTGGCCGACGCGTCGGCCAGTCTGTTCCTGATCGCCTACGTGCCGTTGCTCGGTTCCTTCGTGACACTGATGCTGACCGACGATCACGGTGTGCCGCGGGTGGTCACCTTCATCCTGGTGGTGGTGATGAGTGACCTCGGCGGCTACGTCGGCGGGGTGTTGTTCGGCAAACACAAGCTCGCCCCGGTGATCAGCCCGAAGAAGTCCTGGGAGGGACTGGCCGGATCGGTCGTTTTCTCAACCACCGCAGCGATCCTGATGGCCGTCTTCGGTTTGGACACGCATTGGTGGGTCGGGCTCGTCCTGGGTCCGTGCCTGGTCGTCGTCGGCACCCTCGGTGATCTGGTCGAGTCCTTGATCAAGCGCGATCTCGGCATCAAGGACATGAGCAACTTCCTGCCCGGTCACGGCGGTGTGATGGACCGGCTGGACTCGCTGCTGCTGGCCGCCCCGGTCGCCTGGTTGATCATGTACCTGCTGGTCGCCGGCTGA
- a CDS encoding ester cyclase has translation MDTITPLRRMFAEGFATGDTAIVDELCAPDLIEHQFGLAGRGPTAIQKVKDAIRDVHTAIPDLEFTVEDWAEKDGTTWIRVRVTATATGPFFGPPSGRPVDITVVDIARVVDGRIVEHWGVPDRFALLAQTGVLDRLARPERVA, from the coding sequence ATGGACACCATCACCCCGCTCCGCCGGATGTTCGCCGAGGGGTTCGCCACCGGCGACACCGCGATCGTCGACGAGTTGTGCGCGCCGGACCTGATCGAGCATCAGTTCGGGCTGGCCGGCCGCGGCCCGACCGCGATCCAGAAGGTCAAGGACGCGATCCGCGACGTGCACACCGCGATTCCCGACCTCGAATTCACCGTCGAGGACTGGGCCGAGAAGGACGGCACGACCTGGATCCGGGTGCGGGTCACGGCGACTGCGACCGGCCCGTTCTTCGGACCGCCCAGTGGGCGGCCGGTCGACATCACCGTGGTCGACATCGCCCGAGTCGTCGACGGCCGGATCGTCGAACACTGGGGCGTCCCGGACCGGTTCGCCCTGCTCGCCCAGACCGGCGTGCTGGATCGTCTCGCCCGGCCGGAGCGGGTGGCCTGA
- a CDS encoding TetR/AcrR family transcriptional regulator, whose product MSADRRPSYRQQQAAATRDRIAEAARRLFAELGYGATSMAAIAAEAGVADRTVYSAFGSKREILSMICEQWLERAGVRDRAAQVLAEPDPKRRLQGAASWLRALYEAGFDVVLIFEAATDDSPETRELLRSKLAGRNQVMDAMIASLGDALTMPLARAQAVYRALAAAGVYREFVQESGWSPQQFEDWVAEILQRQLLDRTSSAH is encoded by the coding sequence GTGAGTGCCGATCGACGGCCGAGCTATCGCCAACAGCAGGCGGCGGCCACCAGGGATCGGATCGCCGAGGCCGCCCGGAGGCTGTTCGCCGAGCTTGGCTACGGGGCAACCAGCATGGCCGCGATCGCGGCCGAGGCCGGGGTCGCCGATCGGACCGTCTACTCGGCGTTCGGCAGCAAACGCGAGATCCTCTCAATGATCTGCGAGCAGTGGCTGGAGCGTGCCGGCGTACGCGACCGAGCGGCACAGGTGCTCGCAGAACCGGACCCGAAGCGCCGGTTGCAGGGGGCGGCGTCCTGGCTCCGAGCCCTGTACGAGGCCGGATTCGACGTGGTGTTGATCTTCGAGGCGGCCACCGACGACAGCCCGGAGACCCGCGAGTTGCTGCGTTCCAAGTTGGCCGGTCGGAACCAGGTGATGGACGCCATGATCGCCTCCCTCGGCGACGCGCTGACCATGCCGTTGGCGCGGGCGCAGGCGGTCTATCGCGCGCTGGCCGCGGCAGGTGTCTATCGTGAGTTCGTCCAGGAGTCCGGCTGGTCGCCCCAACAGTTCGAGGACTGGGTGGCCGAGATCCTGCAGCGACAACTCCTGGATCGCACCAGCTCAGCACACTGA
- a CDS encoding DUF72 domain-containing protein, giving the protein MIRVGISGWTYPPWRGSFYPKGLPHKQELAYAAERMNSIEINGTFYSLQRPSSFALWRQQTPDDFVFSVKGGRFITHMKRLLDPRASLANFFVSGLLALGPKLGPILWQLPPNFGYAPGRLADFFTALPRTHGEAVAIGADHDQKLTGDRVLLTAEDPEQPIRHALEVRHDSFKTPGLLDLLHDHRIAIVIADTAGKWPQIEELTADFGYVRLHGADELYVSGYTDEGLDSWARKINFWSRQAPDFFVYFDNDVKVRSPYDAMALAERLGIAGRTGP; this is encoded by the coding sequence ATGATCAGGGTCGGTATATCCGGCTGGACCTACCCGCCGTGGCGCGGCAGCTTCTACCCGAAGGGTCTGCCGCACAAGCAGGAGTTGGCGTACGCCGCCGAGCGGATGAACTCGATCGAGATCAACGGCACCTTCTACTCCCTGCAACGGCCGTCGAGCTTCGCGCTCTGGCGTCAGCAGACGCCCGACGACTTCGTCTTCTCGGTCAAGGGCGGCCGATTCATCACCCACATGAAGCGACTGCTGGACCCGCGCGCGTCCCTGGCCAACTTCTTCGTCTCCGGCCTGCTGGCGCTGGGCCCCAAGCTCGGCCCGATCCTGTGGCAGCTGCCGCCGAACTTCGGCTACGCCCCCGGCCGGCTGGCCGACTTCTTCACCGCACTGCCCCGCACCCACGGCGAGGCGGTCGCGATCGGCGCCGACCATGATCAAAAACTGACCGGGGACCGGGTGCTGCTCACGGCGGAGGATCCCGAGCAACCGATCCGGCACGCGCTCGAGGTCCGCCACGACAGTTTCAAGACCCCGGGGTTGCTGGATCTGCTTCATGATCATCGGATCGCGATCGTGATCGCCGACACGGCCGGCAAGTGGCCGCAGATCGAGGAACTGACCGCAGACTTCGGCTATGTCCGGCTGCACGGTGCCGACGAACTCTACGTCAGCGGCTACACCGACGAGGGTCTTGACAGCTGGGCGAGGAAGATCAACTTCTGGAGCCGCCAGGCCCCGGATTTCTTTGTGTACTTCGACAACGACGTGAAGGTCCGGTCCCCCTACGATGCGATGGCGCTGGCCGAACGTCTCGGCATCGCAGGGCGGACCGGACCCTGA
- a CDS encoding TA system VapC family ribonuclease toxin has translation MTALLDVNVLLALFDSDHVGHATAWEWLDAEIDDGWASCAITENGFIRIISQPRYPHPIPPAQAIELLAEATATEQHSFWASDVTVTSRDHIDPSHLLRSPQITDSYLLSLAVEHDGRLVTFDQSIELDSVPRATAEHLMVL, from the coding sequence GTGACCGCGCTCCTCGACGTAAATGTCCTGTTGGCACTCTTCGACTCCGACCACGTCGGCCACGCCACGGCCTGGGAGTGGCTCGACGCGGAGATCGACGATGGTTGGGCAAGTTGCGCGATCACCGAGAACGGATTCATCAGGATCATCAGCCAGCCCAGGTATCCCCATCCGATTCCGCCGGCGCAGGCCATCGAGTTGCTGGCGGAGGCAACCGCTACCGAACAGCATTCCTTCTGGGCAAGTGACGTCACCGTCACGAGTCGAGATCACATCGACCCGTCGCATCTGCTGAGGTCCCCGCAGATCACGGACAGCTACCTCCTGTCGCTCGCCGTCGAGCACGATGGCCGGCTGGTCACCTTCGACCAGTCGATCGAACTCGATTCCGTTCCGCGAGCCACTGCCGAACACCTGATGGTGTTGTGA
- a CDS encoding ribbon-helix-helix protein, CopG family — protein MRTTLTVDDDVLRAVKERAAREHRTAGEVLSELARQSLTRSATHSARTEEARYGFRPLPHRGGVVTNELIDDIRDDEAL, from the coding sequence ATGCGCACAACGTTGACGGTAGATGATGATGTCCTGCGGGCGGTGAAGGAACGAGCCGCGCGGGAACACCGAACCGCCGGCGAGGTCCTGTCGGAGCTCGCGAGGCAGTCGCTCACCCGATCAGCTACCCACTCCGCGCGGACCGAAGAAGCCCGTTACGGCTTCCGTCCGCTACCACACCGCGGCGGAGTGGTGACCAATGAACTCATCGACGACATCCGCGACGACGAGGCGCTGTGA
- the rlmN gene encoding 23S rRNA (adenine(2503)-C(2))-methyltransferase RlmN, with protein MTSLPLVFDAPKRGLPPKHLADFTPEERAERVAALGEKPFRAKQLSNHYFSRLTVDPAQMTDIPAGSRDRLVSELMPPLLTEIRALACDDGSTRKTLWRAHDGTLLESVLMRYPDRATLCISSQAGCGMACPFCATGQGGLERNLSTAEIVDQVRSAAAVMRDGLMPDSTGVPTPGRLSNIVFMGMGEPLANYKRVVAAVRRITEPAPAGLGISQRSVTVSTVGLAPAIRKLAEERMQVRLAVSLHTPDDELRDTLVPVNNRWSVDEVLQAARYYADTSGRRVSIEYALIRDVNDQPWRADLLAERLRQHLGQLVHVNVIPLNPTPGSQWDASPKPVEREFVRRVNAGGVACTVRDTRGQEIAAACGQLAALEN; from the coding sequence ATGACTTCTCTTCCCCTCGTTTTCGACGCGCCCAAACGCGGCCTGCCGCCGAAGCATCTCGCCGACTTCACGCCCGAGGAACGAGCCGAGCGAGTCGCAGCGCTGGGGGAGAAGCCGTTTCGGGCCAAGCAGCTGTCCAACCACTACTTCTCCCGGCTCACGGTTGATCCGGCGCAGATGACCGACATCCCCGCCGGCTCCCGGGATCGGCTGGTGTCCGAGCTGATGCCGCCGCTGTTGACCGAGATCCGGGCGCTGGCCTGCGATGACGGAAGCACGCGCAAGACGCTGTGGCGGGCCCACGACGGGACGTTGCTGGAGAGCGTGCTGATGCGCTATCCGGATCGGGCCACGCTGTGCATCTCCAGTCAGGCCGGCTGCGGAATGGCCTGCCCGTTCTGCGCCACCGGTCAGGGCGGGCTGGAACGCAACCTGTCCACCGCCGAGATCGTCGATCAGGTCCGCTCGGCCGCCGCGGTGATGCGGGACGGGCTGATGCCCGACTCGACCGGCGTACCGACTCCGGGCCGGCTGTCCAACATCGTCTTCATGGGCATGGGCGAGCCGCTGGCCAACTACAAGCGGGTGGTCGCCGCGGTCCGCCGGATCACCGAACCGGCGCCGGCCGGGCTGGGCATCTCCCAGCGCTCGGTCACCGTGTCCACGGTCGGTCTGGCGCCGGCCATCCGCAAGCTGGCCGAGGAGAGGATGCAGGTCCGGCTGGCGGTCTCGCTACACACGCCCGACGACGAGTTGCGCGACACCCTGGTCCCGGTGAACAACCGCTGGTCGGTCGACGAGGTGCTCCAGGCCGCGCGCTATTACGCCGACACGTCGGGGCGCCGGGTCTCCATCGAGTACGCGCTGATCCGCGACGTCAACGACCAGCCGTGGCGGGCCGACCTGCTGGCCGAGCGACTGCGCCAGCACCTCGGCCAGTTGGTGCACGTCAACGTGATCCCGCTGAACCCGACACCGGGATCGCAGTGGGACGCCAGCCCGAAGCCGGTGGAGCGCGAGTTCGTCCGCCGGGTCAACGCCGGCGGCGTGGCCTGCACCGTACGCGACACCCGCGGCCAGGAGATCGCCGCGGCCTGCGGTCAGCTGGCGGCGTTGGAGAACTGA
- a CDS encoding class I SAM-dependent DNA methyltransferase, whose translation MPIGNERQSVREQYGRETGLTTRMSIWQPPADGITPQDIAVEILRAADPKSLLEIGCGTGLLAERISRELPGTDVLATDQSERMVELTAERGVAAQVVDADDLPFDDDRFEAVLAAWMLYHVPDLDRTLAGVRRVLRPGGSFVAITNGDHHAGGLLAAAGAPLLITQFSSENGEAALRRHFDRVEACEVTPLAVADHQRAQEYLASFDAELAANLPPYEGERSYPGAVTLFTAR comes from the coding sequence ATGCCCATCGGTAACGAACGCCAGTCGGTCCGCGAGCAGTACGGCCGAGAGACCGGTTTGACCACCCGGATGTCGATCTGGCAGCCACCGGCCGACGGGATCACCCCGCAGGACATCGCCGTCGAGATCTTGCGGGCCGCCGACCCGAAGTCGCTGCTGGAGATCGGCTGTGGGACCGGTCTGCTCGCCGAGCGGATCAGCCGCGAGCTTCCCGGCACCGACGTGTTGGCGACGGATCAGTCCGAGCGGATGGTGGAGTTGACCGCCGAACGCGGCGTTGCTGCCCAGGTCGTCGATGCCGACGACCTGCCGTTCGACGATGATCGCTTCGAGGCGGTGCTGGCAGCCTGGATGCTCTACCACGTTCCTGATCTTGATCGCACCCTCGCCGGGGTACGCCGGGTGCTGCGGCCCGGCGGCAGCTTCGTGGCGATCACGAACGGTGATCACCATGCCGGCGGCCTGCTGGCGGCGGCCGGTGCGCCGTTGCTGATCACCCAGTTCAGTTCGGAGAACGGCGAGGCCGCGCTGCGGCGCCACTTCGATCGGGTCGAGGCGTGCGAGGTCACGCCACTCGCGGTGGCCGATCACCAACGAGCACAGGAATATCTCGCCTCGTTCGACGCCGAGCTGGCCGCCAACCTGCCGCCGTACGAGGGGGAACGCAGCTACCCGGGAGCGGTGACCCTCTTCACCGCTCGCTGA
- a CDS encoding DUF899 domain-containing protein, giving the protein MTNWQNLPEVVSAEQWLTARKRLLEQEKELTRLQDRVNADLRRLPMVRIDKPYTFDGPTGTVSLLDLFEDRPQLVMHHFMFAPEWDESCSSCASAADGIGKLRQLHARNTTLVAVSRAPYEKLAAFAERMGWTFPWYSSAGSDFNYDFHATIDDRVAEPMVHFRTKAELIRAGSPLAETMNGEWPGISTFLQVDGEVFHTYSTYGRGIERFHYHIPYLDLTALGRQEAWEEPRGRAEPLEMQVGHANMRLLDHDDRA; this is encoded by the coding sequence ATGACGAACTGGCAGAACCTGCCCGAGGTGGTCTCGGCAGAACAATGGCTGACCGCACGCAAACGCCTGCTGGAGCAGGAGAAGGAGCTCACCCGGCTGCAGGACCGGGTCAACGCGGACCTGCGCCGACTGCCCATGGTGCGCATCGACAAGCCGTACACATTTGACGGCCCGACCGGCACCGTGAGCCTGCTCGATCTGTTCGAGGACCGGCCACAGTTGGTGATGCATCACTTCATGTTCGCCCCCGAGTGGGACGAGAGTTGTTCCAGTTGCGCCTCCGCCGCCGACGGCATCGGCAAGCTACGCCAACTTCACGCGCGGAACACGACGCTGGTCGCGGTGTCCCGCGCTCCGTACGAGAAGCTCGCCGCGTTCGCCGAGCGGATGGGCTGGACGTTCCCGTGGTACTCGTCGGCCGGCAGCGACTTCAACTACGACTTCCACGCAACCATCGATGACCGCGTCGCCGAACCGATGGTGCACTTCCGTACCAAGGCTGAACTGATCCGGGCCGGTTCCCCGCTGGCCGAGACGATGAACGGCGAATGGCCCGGGATCAGCACGTTCCTGCAGGTCGACGGCGAGGTCTTCCACACCTACTCCACCTACGGTCGCGGCATCGAACGATTCCACTACCACATCCCCTATCTCGACCTCACGGCTCTCGGCCGGCAAGAAGCCTGGGAAGAGCCTCGCGGCCGAGCCGAGCCGCTGGAGATGCAGGTCGGCCACGCCAACATGCGGTTGCTTGATCACGATGACCGAGCCTGA
- a CDS encoding glycoside hydrolase family protein: MVAPQPGYDPDNWRDPFVLRDEDNDRWVMILGARQRSDQRAVTGRTVWLTSTDLDHWDFRGDFWAPDLYTMHEMPDLFRMGDRWYLLTTEYSDRSKTGYRSSESLHGPWTAPIDDAFDGRAYYAARSASDGDHRYLFGWVPTKEHEDDLGAWQWGGTLVVHEVYQRPDRSLGVRIPETVRCALPRTTHLINEPVQLSSPDGRSGQQLADLPDGGAFLINLRLRPESLRSFAIRLFTDPTGTDGYAFTFRPGEHKIDFDRVPNYPWYRYDNRGSERPFTVQPGTAWTSTSWWTTPSSPSTWTASPSTYAPISAPAPGCGST, translated from the coding sequence TTGGTTGCGCCACAGCCGGGCTACGACCCCGACAACTGGCGCGATCCGTTCGTGCTGCGGGACGAGGACAACGACCGCTGGGTGATGATTCTCGGTGCCCGGCAGCGATCCGACCAGCGAGCGGTGACCGGCCGTACGGTGTGGCTGACCTCGACCGATCTTGATCACTGGGACTTTCGGGGCGACTTCTGGGCACCCGATCTCTACACCATGCACGAGATGCCGGATCTGTTCCGGATGGGGGATCGCTGGTATCTGCTGACCACCGAGTACAGCGATCGCAGCAAGACCGGCTATCGCAGCAGTGAGAGTCTGCACGGCCCGTGGACCGCCCCGATCGACGACGCCTTCGACGGACGCGCCTACTACGCCGCCCGGTCGGCATCCGACGGTGATCATCGCTACCTGTTCGGCTGGGTACCGACCAAGGAGCACGAAGATGATCTTGGTGCGTGGCAGTGGGGCGGGACGCTGGTGGTGCACGAGGTCTACCAACGACCGGACCGCTCGCTGGGCGTACGAATCCCCGAAACCGTACGGTGCGCGCTGCCTCGGACCACGCACTTGATCAACGAGCCGGTGCAGCTGAGTTCGCCGGACGGCCGATCCGGGCAGCAACTGGCCGACCTGCCGGACGGCGGCGCATTCTTGATCAACCTACGGCTGCGGCCGGAATCCCTGCGCAGCTTCGCAATTCGGCTGTTCACCGACCCGACCGGAACCGACGGGTACGCCTTCACCTTCCGGCCGGGCGAGCACAAGATCGACTTCGATCGGGTCCCCAACTATCCCTGGTACCGCTACGACAACCGGGGATCGGAACGTCCGTTCACCGTGCAGCCGGGCACAGCCTGGACATCGACATCGTGGTGGACGACACCATCCTCACCCTCTACGTGGACGGCGTCGCCCTCGACGTACGCGCCTATCAGCGCCCCGGCGCCGGGCTGTGGGTCGACGTGA
- a CDS encoding MaoC/PaaZ C-terminal domain-containing protein has product MGPYYFEDFAVGQQFSTPGRTISEADVMSFAAWTGDNNQVHTDAEFARNTRYGKRIVHGMLGASLCLGLISRIGVFEGSSVALLGIDNWRFTNPVFIGDTLTCTVEIVGTRLTSKGNTGVVQRELRLANQRGEIVQQGRMDILILTRANAIS; this is encoded by the coding sequence ATGGGACCGTACTACTTCGAGGACTTCGCGGTTGGTCAGCAGTTCAGCACGCCGGGGCGCACCATCTCCGAGGCCGACGTAATGAGCTTCGCCGCCTGGACCGGGGACAACAACCAGGTGCACACCGATGCGGAGTTCGCTCGCAACACCCGCTACGGCAAGCGGATCGTGCACGGCATGCTCGGCGCATCGCTCTGCCTCGGGCTGATCTCGCGGATCGGGGTCTTCGAGGGCAGTTCGGTGGCCCTGCTCGGGATCGACAACTGGCGGTTCACCAACCCGGTCTTCATCGGCGACACTCTCACCTGCACGGTCGAGATCGTCGGCACCCGGTTGACCAGCAAGGGCAACACCGGCGTCGTACAACGCGAACTGAGGCTGGCCAATCAGCGCGGCGAGATCGTCCAGCAGGGCCGGATGGACATCTTGATCTTGACCCGAGCCAACGCGATCAGCTGA
- a CDS encoding glycoside hydrolase domain-containing protein has protein sequence MLIFAVSAAPANALPDSPVVYPSGSAATPTSGSGFDTCTAPSAGALSAWSGSSPYTIVNIYFGGNNRGCSQPNLTAAWVRQVTADGWKLLPTYFGYQPSCMVGSKPHRYTASDAGTRGTSDGNDAVTKAKTLGLLPGSALYADVEHYDRSDSSCRTAVRRYVSAWTTALHKVGYLAGVYAHQDSGIRDLADSYNSTGYARPDAVWMARWDGKATVTDWPTAPDGYWANTQRAKQYRGDHDETHGGVKLNIDSDIVKAPVATVARDYRVVGASSLNARSGPGTSYPITRTYASGATLPVICQGLGEKVGGTSVWNRLTTGAWVSDHYTSTPSDTGFSAGLPRCVYPGQVTAGTSLTARTGPGTSYPSSGSALPRGALAYVMCQQQGSTVQTTRVWNRLVDNRWVSDYYVANRSNSSWSAPVPRCP, from the coding sequence GTGCTGATCTTCGCCGTGTCGGCTGCCCCGGCCAACGCCCTGCCGGATTCGCCGGTGGTCTATCCGAGCGGATCGGCGGCGACGCCGACCAGCGGTTCGGGTTTCGACACCTGTACGGCGCCGTCGGCCGGTGCCCTCAGCGCGTGGAGCGGCAGCTCGCCGTACACGATCGTCAACATCTACTTCGGCGGCAACAACCGCGGCTGCAGCCAACCCAACCTGACCGCGGCATGGGTGCGGCAGGTGACCGCGGACGGCTGGAAGTTGCTGCCGACCTACTTCGGCTACCAGCCGTCCTGCATGGTCGGCTCGAAGCCACATCGCTACACCGCAAGCGATGCCGGCACCCGTGGCACCTCCGACGGCAACGACGCGGTGACCAAGGCGAAGACTCTCGGCCTGCTGCCCGGCAGCGCGCTCTACGCCGACGTGGAGCACTACGACCGCAGCGACAGTTCCTGCCGGACGGCCGTCCGACGGTACGTGTCCGCGTGGACGACGGCGTTGCACAAGGTCGGCTACCTGGCCGGTGTCTACGCCCACCAGGACTCGGGGATCCGCGATCTCGCCGACTCCTACAACTCGACCGGTTACGCCCGGCCGGACGCTGTCTGGATGGCCCGCTGGGACGGCAAGGCGACGGTCACGGATTGGCCGACGGCGCCCGACGGGTACTGGGCGAATACCCAACGAGCCAAGCAGTATCGCGGCGATCATGACGAGACCCACGGCGGCGTGAAGCTGAACATCGACAGCGACATCGTCAAGGCACCGGTCGCGACGGTGGCCCGCGATTACCGGGTCGTCGGTGCGTCGTCACTGAACGCCCGCAGCGGCCCGGGCACCTCCTACCCGATCACCCGGACCTACGCGTCGGGCGCGACGCTGCCGGTGATCTGCCAGGGCCTCGGCGAGAAGGTCGGCGGCACGTCGGTGTGGAATCGGCTGACCACCGGTGCGTGGGTCAGCGACCACTACACGAGCACGCCGTCCGACACCGGATTCTCCGCCGGACTGCCCCGCTGCGTCTATCCCGGCCAGGTCACCGCCGGCACGTCATTGACCGCCCGCACCGGACCGGGCACGTCGTACCCGAGCAGCGGCAGCGCCTTGCCGCGCGGCGCGCTGGCCTACGTGATGTGTCAGCAGCAAGGCTCGACGGTGCAGACGACGCGAGTCTGGAACCGGCTCGTCGACAACCGCTGGGTCAGCGACTACTACGTCGCGAACCGGTCCAACAGCAGCTGGAGTGCTCCGGTCCCCCGATGCCCCTGA